A part of Vulpes lagopus strain Blue_001 chromosome 4, ASM1834538v1, whole genome shotgun sequence genomic DNA contains:
- the DDX56 gene encoding probable ATP-dependent RNA helicase DDX56, whose protein sequence is MADPEAVGFEHMGLDPRLLQAVADLGWSRPTLIQEKAIPLALEGKDLLARARTGSGKTAAYAIPALQLLLQRKATGSAVEQAVRGLVLVPTKELARQARSMIQQLASYCARDIRVADVSAAEDSASQRAVLMEKPDIVVGTPSRILNHLQQDSLVLRDSLELLVLDEADLLFSFGFEEELKGLLCHLPRIYQAFLMSATFNEDVQALKELVLHNPVTLKLQESQLPGPDQLRQFQVVCETEEDKFLLLYALLKLSLIRGKCLLFVNTLERSYRLRLFLEQFSIPACVLNGELPLCSRCHIISQFNQGFYDCVIATDAEVLGSLVKGRRRGRGPRGDRASDPEAGVARGIDFHHVSAVLNFDLPPTPEAYIHRAGRTARANNPGMVLTFVLPTEQSHLDTIEELLSGENGAPVLLPYQFRMEEIEGFRYRCRDAMRSVTKQAIREARLKEIKEELLHSERLKTYFEDNPRDLQLLRHDLPLHPAIVKPHLGHVPDYLVPPALRGLVRPHKKRKKLASKKVKKAKTQNPLRSFRHRKERRRPTAVPS, encoded by the exons CGCGACCCACGCTGATCCAGGAGAAGGCCATCCCGCTGGCCCTGGAGGGGAAGGACCTGCTGGCCCGGGCGCGCACCGGCTCGGGGAAGACGGCCGCCTACGCCATTCCTGCGCTGCAGCTGCTGCTCCAGCGGAAGGcg ACAGGCTCTGCGGTGGAGCAGGCTGTAAGAGGGCTTGTCCTGGTGCCCACCAAAGAGCTGGCACGGCAGGCCCGGTCCATGATTCAGCAGCTGGCTTCCTACTGTGCTCGAGACATCCGGGTGGCTGATGTCTCAGCTGCTGAAGACTCAGCCTCTCAGCG AGCTGTGCTGATGGAGAAGCCTGACATCGTTGTGGGGACCCCGTCTCGCATTTTAAACCACCTGCAGCAGGATAGTTTGGTTCTGCGAGACtccctggagctgctggtgctggacGAGGCTgaccttcttttctcctttggctTCGAGGAAGAACTCAAAGGTCTTCTCTG TCACTTGCCTCGGATTTACCAGGCTTTTTTGATGTCAGCTACTTTTAACGAGGATGTGCAAGCACTCAAGGAGCTGGTACTTCATAATCCG GTCACTCTCAAGCTGCAGGAGTCCCAGCTGCCCGGGCCAGACCAGTTGCGGCAGTTCCAGGTGGTCTGCgagacagaggaagacaagttCCTGTTGCTGTACGCCCTGCTCAAGCTGTCGTTGATTCGTGGCAAGTGCCTGCTCTTTGTCAACACCCTGGAGCGGAGCTATCGGCTGCGCCTCTTCCTGGAGCAGTTCAGCATCCCGGCGTGCGTGCTCAATGGAGAGCTCCCACTGTGCTCCAG GTGCCACATTATTTCACAGTTCAACCAGGGTTTCTATGACTGTGTCATAGCGACTGATgctgaagtcctgggatccctAGTCAAGGGCAGGCGTCGGGGCCGAGGACCCCGGGGGGACAG GGCCTCTGATCCGGAGGCAGGCGTGGCCCGGGGCATAGACTTCCACCATGTGTCTGCTGTGCTCAACTTTGACCTGCCTCCAACCCCTGAGGCCTACATCCATCGAGCTGGCAG GACGGCACGTGCCAACAACCCTGGCATGGTTTTGACCTTCGTGCTGCCAACTGAGCAGTCCCACCTGGACACGATCGAGGAGCTTCTTAGTGGAG AGAACGGAGCCCCCGTCCTGCTTCCCTACCAGTTCCGCATGGAAGAGATAGAGGGTTTCCGCTATCGCTGCCGG GATGCCATGCGCTCAGTGACCAAACAGGCCATTCGAGAGGCGAGGTTGAAGGAGATCAAGGAGGAGCTTCTGCACTCAGAGAGGCTCAAG ACGTACTTTGAGGACAACCCCCGGGACCTGCAGTTGCTGCGGCATGACCTGCCCTTGCACCCTGCCATAGTGAAGCCTCACCTGGGCCACGTCCCTGACTACCTGG TTCCTCCCGCTCTGCGTGGTCTCGTCCGCCCTCACAAGAAGCGGAAGAAACTGGCCTCTAAGAAGGTCAAG AAAGCCAAGACCCAGAATCCCCTGCGCAGCTTCAGGCACAGAAAAGAGAGACGCAGACCCACAGCCGTGCCTTCCTGA